The following coding sequences are from one Triticum aestivum cultivar Chinese Spring chromosome 5A, IWGSC CS RefSeq v2.1, whole genome shotgun sequence window:
- the LOC123102759 gene encoding ras-related protein RIC2: protein MAAVYRAEDNHDYLFKVVLIGDSGIGKSNLLSRFTRNEFTLESKSTIRGGRVRHLLPLCRRQGRQGPDLGHCRPSLSPSARQQT, encoded by the exons ATGGCGGCGGTGTACCGGGCGGAGGACAACCACGACTACCTCTTCAAGGTCGTCCTCATCGGCGACTCCGGCATCGGCAAGTCCAACCTGCTCTCCCGCTTCACCCGCAACGAGTTCACCCTCGAGTCCAAGTCCACCATCAGGGGGGGTCGAGTTCGCCACCTGCTCCCTCTATGTCGACGGCAAGGTCGTCAAGGCCCAGATTTGGGACACTGCCGGCCGTCCCTATCCCCGTCTGCTCGGCAACAG ACATAG